A section of the Alkalihalobacillus sp. LMS39 genome encodes:
- a CDS encoding aspartyl-phosphate phosphatase Spo0E family protein: MLVLAIETKRYQMIGLAKKYGYTSELTVKCSQELDKLLNIAQHSFFRM, encoded by the coding sequence ATGTTAGTTTTAGCGATTGAAACAAAAAGGTATCAAATGATTGGTTTAGCAAAGAAATACGGCTATACTTCTGAGTTAACCGTAAAGTGTTCACAAGAATTGGACAAGTTGCTGAATATTGCCCAACATTCTTTTTTTCGAATGTAA
- a CDS encoding YhcN/YlaJ family sporulation lipoprotein: MKKIGFVIIMSIGILAACYNPSDQHQFSPQTQMIPNVPTQQDVYTRVTEESSYDVATLDTIAEKVKTFENVEDVRIVLYDQFVLTGVVFKEEQTDKELVHRIHNEIAEEVNDVDIYVFADNDSYDKLKEADHILRTGGTTKEHPPRGTQLFQEFNEYREQYKKQNGQ, from the coding sequence ATGAAGAAAATTGGATTCGTGATTATCATGTCAATTGGAATTCTCGCGGCTTGTTATAATCCAAGTGATCAGCATCAGTTTTCACCGCAAACACAAATGATTCCTAATGTCCCGACGCAACAAGATGTGTATACAAGAGTAACGGAAGAATCCTCGTATGATGTTGCCACACTTGATACGATAGCGGAAAAAGTAAAAACATTTGAAAACGTAGAAGATGTACGAATTGTACTGTATGACCAATTTGTTCTCACTGGTGTTGTATTTAAAGAAGAACAAACCGACAAAGAACTTGTTCATCGAATACACAATGAAATTGCTGAAGAAGTAAATGATGTCGATATTTATGTTTTTGCCGACAATGATTCATACGACAAACTCAAGGAAGCGGATCATATATTACGAACTGGTGGAACAACGAAAGAACATCCACCTCGAGGGACACAATTATTTCAAGAATTTAATGAATATCGAGAGCAATATAAAAAACAGAACGGTCAGTAA